A segment of the Chromatiales bacterium 21-64-14 genome:
AAACCGACCCCCGTGGGGCGTATGTCCGCCCCATCCGGGGGCGGCGTGCGTCTTTCGGGAACCACCAGGTCCCCGGGAGCGCACGACCCGGGGGCCTTTTTTATTCTCCGACGTGCGACGGAGGGTAGAATGTTTAATCTTAATCGCCAACAGGCGGCTCACCTAGCCGATACAATCCGGATTGTGGCATTTGCAGAATTCGGATTCTTTGGCTACCATAATTTACTAAGGTGGCCGATTTATTGGTACGTTTTAGTATGGGCGGCAATGGTTTTTTTGGTTGCAGAAGCGATTGCTGTTACCGTTTTGGGGTTGCCCGGAGGAAACGACAATGAGTGACGCAGGCGTAATCGCGGGGCTGTCGATAATGACGGTCATGATTATTCTGGCCGGGATAGTTACTCTATTGGCGTATCGGGCGGCCAAAAAACAACACAAAAAGTAATTCCCGTGGGGCGGATATCGCCCCACGAACCAATATCGCCCCAACCATCCAATCCCACCTCCTGTATACCGCGACATACCGCAGTACGGCGTCATCTTCGTCATCTTTGCTTCGGATGCTGCCTTAACAAAAAGCCTGACACGTAGCATCCGTGTCCGACCTCTTTTCGTCGCTATGGGGTAGTTTCGAAAGTGGGCGCGGTGATGCGCGCATTCTCGAAACTGCCTAGCAGTCCGACGGGATCACCCGTCTACTTCACCCCGGCCGGGGGCGTTTGCTCCCGGATTCACCGGGGACAGATGCCTCCTTCACGCGCCGGGGGATTACTCCTGGCGGCGTAGCGCAGCGCACAGGATTCAAATCATCCGGTTGCGCTACCGGGAAGGAGTGGATATGCGAAAAATCTTCAACCATTTCGCACACGCCGCTTTCGGAGCATGGGTACTCGTGATGCAGCAAATCGCCGCGCACGGCGCGGCCGCGCCGTCTGTCGGCGTTGCCACGACCCTGTTCGTGATCGCGGTGGGCTTCTCCTTCCTGGCGGACCATGTCTAATTGGTTTCCCAGGAGGAGACGCAAAATAAAATAGAAGGAGATTGACTATGACGTCGGGAATCAACGCGATTGGCCATTTGGTCAATGTTATTGTTTTCACCGCGGTGATTGCGGCACTACTCCCCCAAGTTCGTGCAGCAATCCCGTACTGGGAATCGTTGCTCGACGGGGTGGTGATCGCAGGTGCGGTCGCCCACGTGTTTGCGTGGAGAGCCGCGAGGAAAAAAGGAGAGCGGTAGCGTGCGCCCGAATTATCGGGCGCACGCACTGAAAGATCGAATGGGACGCCGGTAATCCGGCGACTAGGAGAGACGCATGAGATACGTGGTTCAGTACGAGCTTCCCTACACCCACCGGGTGCAGGTAGGGATCGAGGCGGACAGTCCCGAGGCCGCCGTAAAGGAAGCCGAGCGGCTGTTCGACGAGGGTGAAATCTGGGACGACACCGCAACGGCGCCGCTCCTTTACGACGACTACGAGGAAGAAGAGGACTCCGGAACGGTCCTGGAGTTCGAGGTCGTGGCGACACTCGGCTCTGACGAGCCTTGGCCGACCAAAGCGCCTTGCGTGAAATTTTACCAGGATCGCGAAAAGGCAATGCGGGTCGCGCAGATGCTGGTGGAGGCTTACCGGACCGGAGCGGAAAACGGCGGGTCAATCGACTGGTCCGATATCGACGACGCTTACGCTCTGGCGCTCAAGGCGTGTGGGGAATCCGCGGAGGAGGCAAGGCATGAATAAGTTGCCGGTGTGCCACATAGCCGCGGAACGCACGAACCCGATTGCGTTCGCGCAAGATCCGGCGGAGGCGAGATTACTGGTCGAGCGGATGCTTAGTGGGTCCGACCGCCAACTGCTACGACGATACAACCTCGGAATTCAAATCCACCGGATGCGGGACTGGTTCCGCATCACGGTCGGCAAACAGTGACAACACGCCCCCAGCCGATCGGCTGGGGGTATTTCAAACCCACTGCGTCTCATCGTTTTCCATCGTTCTTGCAGGCTGCGCGAGAACGGCGGAAAGCGTCGGGTTTTTCGCCCGTACGGGCACTCCGGCTGGGAGTATAAACACAGCGAATCTTGGGGCCGAGGCTCCGATGGCGCCCCGTGGTCGGGGAATGTGAATTGACCCCGGCCTGGGGTTTTCCATAAAGGAGGATTTCCATGAATCAGGAAATTTCTCTCGACGTGCTTCGCGAGAAGTACGCAAAGGGAAGTGAGAAAACGGCGGAGGACATCTACCACCGCGTGGCTAAAACATTGGCCTCGGTGGAGCGGGACCCGCGGGTATGGGAGCGTGAATTCGCGGCCGCACTGCGCGGCGGTTTCATCCCGGCCGGTCGCATCATATCCGCTGCCGGCACCGATATCCGGGCTACGTTAATCAACTGTTTCGTCCAGCCAGTCGGTGACGCAATGACGGGTGTGGACGAACACGGCCGCCCCGGAATCATGAGCGCCCTCGCGGAGGCATCGGAGACGATGCGAAGAGGCGGTGGCGTCGGATATCAATTCGGCCACATCCGCCCGCATGGGGCGGTGGTTAAAGGGACGCATTCCAGCGCCTCCGGGCCGTTATCCTACATGGATGTGTTCGACTCGATGTGCAAGACCGTCGAATCGGCCGGAGCGCGGCGCGGCGCCCAAATGGGTGTGCTACGTTGCGACCATCCGGACATCGAAACGTTTATCGAGGCCAAGCGCACGGTCGGGCGGCTTACGCAATTCAACGTGAGCATCGGAGTCACGGATGCTTTCATGCGCGCCGTGGAAGAGGACGCTTCCTGGGAGCTGATCCATGAAGCCGAACCGAATGCGGAGACGAAAGCATCCGGCGCGTACCTTCGTGAGGGCGGTTTGTGGGTGTACAGGACCGTCCGAGCCCGGGCTCTGTGGGGTAGGATCATGGAAAATACCTATGATCATGCAGAACCCGGGATCCTGTTCATCGATACGATGAACCGGGACAACAACCTTCACTACACGGAGACGCTGGAGGCAACTAATCCCTGTGCGGAGCAGCCGCTTCCGGACTACGGTTGCTGCTGTCTCGGAAGCATAAATTTAACGCGATTCGTCCGGAATCCGTTCGAGCGCGATGCGGAGTTCGACCGTTCGAGCTACGCGCAGACGGTGCGGGTTGCGATTCGGATGTTGGATAACGTCCTGGACGTGACCTATTGGCCGTTGGAGAAACAGCGTTTCGAGGCGATGGCGAAGCGGCGTATCGGGCTCGGGTTCACCGGGCTCGGAGATACCCTGGTTATGCTTGGAGTCCGGTATGACTCCGAATCCGGTAGGGCATGGGCCGCGCGGCTCGCCGCGTCGATGCGGGACGAGGCCTATGATGCCTCAGTCGCCTTGGCGAAGGAAAAAGGACCCTTTCCGATGTTCCGACTTCCGGAATACCTGGAGTCGGGATTTACGTCGCGGCTCCCGGACTTCATTCGCCAGGCAATCGCGAAACACGGGATCCGCAACAGCCACCTGTTGAGCATCGCGCCGACAGGGACGATCTCCTTGGCGTTCGCGGACAATGCGAGCAACGGGATCGAGCCGCCGTTTTCCTGGACCTACACCAGAAAAAAGCGGGAGGCTGACGGATCAACGAAAGAATACACCGTCGAGGACTATGCGTACCGGGTGTACCGGGAACACGGCGGAGACATCGAGAATCTTCCGGAGTATTTCGTCACCGCGTTGTCGATTCAGGCGACGGAGCACTTGAAGATGGTCGCCGCAGTGGCGCCGTTCATCGACACTTCGATCTCGAAGACGGTGAACGTCCCGGCGGATTATCCGTACGAGGATTTCAAGGACCTCTATTTCGAGGCGTGGAAGTCCAAGTGTAAGGGCTTGGCGACGTTTCGACCGAATCAGGTCACCGGTTCGGTGCTGAGCGTTTCGAGCGAGGATTCGCGGAACACCAGCGAGATTTCGGTGGGAACGGATTTCGACGATTCGGACCCGGACCGCCGGATTCATCTCTCGGAGCTTCCAACGCCGCCTCTGGCCAGCCTGCGCTGGCGTAAGCGTCCGAATCTGCCGGCCGGCAACCCCGCGTGGACGTTCCTGATGGAGCATCCGCACGGCTACCGGTTTGCGGTATTCGTCGGGCATATCGAGAACGGAAAGAAGCACCCGTTCGAGGTATGGGTCAATGGCGCGGAGCAACCGCGAGGACTCGGTGGGTTGGCGAAATCGCTTTCGATGGACCTGCGTTCCGAGGACCGCGGGTGGCTACGATGCAAACTCGAGTCGCTGGCGAAGCTGTCCGGGGACGACGCTTTCGATTTAGCCATGCCTCCGGAAGGAGAATTGGTCCGTATGCCGAGCCTAGTGGCCGGATTCGCCACGGTGCTGCTCTGGCGCTGCGGTAATCTCGGGGTCTTCCTGGATAATTCGGAGGATTCGGGTACCCCGGTGCTCGATGCGTTGTTCAGCGCGAAGGAACCGAAGACCGGCCCGGACGGAACCATGGCTTGGACGGTAGACGTGCTCAACCCAGTCACGGGAGACGATTTCGTGATGGGGCTCAAAGAGCTAGTGCTCCCAAACGGCCAGCGGCGTCCATATTCGGTATGGCTCTCCGGAGTCTATCCGAGAGTGTTGGATGGACTGTGTAAATCGCTGTCATTCGACATGCGGGTTATCGACCCGGCGTGGATCGGCGCAAAACTCCGGCAACTGCTGGATTACGCCGAACCGCAGGGGGACTTTATGGCCCGCGTGCCGGGAGACAAACGGCAGGTCAACTATCCGTCGACCGTGGCCTATATGGCGCGATTGCTGATTCATCGCCACGCGATGCTCGGAATCCTCGATGAGGACGGTTTCCCGATCGAGACGATGGGCACGATGGAGGTGGAGGAACCGGCAGGAGTCGAAAACCGAATTCGTGCCGTTGGCGCGATGGAGGTCAGTCCCGGAAAGCGATGCGACGAGTGCGGGAATTATGCGGTGATCCGTAGGGACGGCTGCGATTTCTGTACCGCTTGCGGCGCGGTCGGGGCCTGCGGGTAGCCCGATTACCACCCCGGGGGATTTATTTCCCCCGGGCCTTTTCAGGTCCCTCGCGTACGCGAGGCACGCGAAAAGGCATCTCCGTTGCGGGGCATGCTGCCTGCGACGTGGGGGCGTGAATTCAAGGCGAAACCGGGACGCCTGAACTCCCGGACAATACACCTCGGTGGAGGTGCTAAATGACCGAAACTATCGAAACGTTGGCGCAAGCCCTTGAGGACGGCGCCAGCGCGGATATCTGGTACGACGCGGAGTATTTTGCGGACAACGGGGCGCACGAGGCGATTGTGGTGACCAAGTCGGCGATGCGTGAGGCCACGAGGGTGCTGCGCGAAATGAACGCATTCCGGTCGATGATCGCCCGGATGACCTGTGACGGAGAAGAGGACGAGGAAGGGAACGCGTTCGCGGCGGGCTACGAGGACTCGGTAGCGACGTTGAATACGCTGATCGAGAAGGCGCGCGCACTCACCGTCGTCGGGCATGGCCATGAGGACGGATAGGTCGGCCGGGCGGGCGCGAGCGAATCGACCGGCGGGCGGGAAATCGGCCGGGACCGCGCTGTATTGGCCGGACCTGAAATTCCCCCCAATCAACCTGTGGTCGGCGCCTTATCGCGCGGAGCCGGGAAACAAGGAGGCGAAAATGACGGAAAAGAAGGTGTGGGAAACGGCGATTGCGGCGGCCAAGCCGAAGTTCTCGGAATTGGCCGCGAGCACCGGACTTAATTACGGTGCGGAGGCGTTGTACGCCTACCAGGCGTGCATGAAGAACAATGGTCTCATGAAGGTCGCGGCGAACAACCCGGTATCGCTCAGGATGGCGATGGTCAATGTGGCCGCCGTCGGGCTCACGCTGAATCCGGCGTTGGGCCTTGCGCACCTGGTGCCGCGCGATGGCATTGTGTGTCTGGACATCTCCTATCGTGGGCTTATCAAGATTGGGTCGGATTGTGGCTCCATACGATGGGCTAAAGCGGAACTCGTGTATTCGAAGGACAAGTTCGAATACCGCGGTCCCGCAACCGCACCGGTTCACGTATTCAATCCGTTCAATACGGACCGTGGCGAGTTCGTCGGGGGCTACTGTATCTCCGGAATCGGGGAGGGTGCGGAAGTCCTGGTGGAAGTCATGGCGGCCGAGGAGATCTTCAAGGCTCGCGACCGTTCGAAAGCCTACCAAGCCCACAAAGGCCCATGGATGGACTCGGAATGGCCGGAGGAGATGAAGAAAAAGGTCATCATCAAACGGGCGGCCAAAACGTGGCCGCGCATCGGCGGTCGGTTCGGGAAGGCCGTCGAGATTCTCAATGAGGTCAACGGCGAGGGCATCGTCGTCGATGGCGAATGCGAAGCCGAGGCCGGGGGGGATGCCGGCGGTGTACCTCACGAGCCCGTATGGGACCCGGAGAAGGCGTCGGAAGCCACGCGTGCAAGGGTAAGCGAGGTCATTCGGCGCGCCAAAGCGGCCGGGGCCTGGGCCGCGGCGGAAGACTACGTCAAATCCCAGTTCATGGCGCACGACCGGGCGTACGCGGAGCAGGCGCTGCGCAAGGCCCGCGCCGCTGACAAGCGGGATCCCGCGGACGTTGAGCAACCTTCCGCAAGCGAAGCCTGACTGCAATTTTCACACCGGGAGGGGGGGTATCCCCCTCCCCTTTCTTCAGAGGACACCTCGATGCGGTGCCCTGTGACGAGGGATTCACGCATCAATTTTTCCTGTGGCGCACGGCCTGCCCGATATGGCCGTAATAGAAGAAACGCTATGTGTGGCCTAGTTCGCTACATTGGCGTTTCGCCAAGCGGCAAACTTCGGCGGCTTATGGCGTTTAGATAGCCCCAGGACACACGTGAGTCGATTCGGATTAGCGACTCGATACACACCCAATCTCCGCAATGCATGCAGGTCCGGACCATCGGTCCGCCGGTCGCTCTCCTCCGGCTGTCTTGTTGCATGGCGGATTACCCACCAAAGCCGGGAGGTATTCTCGGAGGAGGTGAATCATGAAAGGCGAAGCAATGGTCATGAGTAATCGTAAACTCGCCATCGCTCGCGAGCGCGCCCGCCGAGAGGCGGCGCACGGGGGAATCTGCGGGCGACGGGCGTCTGCGCGATTCGAATCGCTGGATCGCGAATGGTGGAACCGTCTCGGGGTATTTAGCCCGCGGCAGCTGATGTACTGAAGGCACCGCTGCTATCGGTGCCGAGACAAGAAGGAGTACGAAGATGGCAAGTGTAAACAAGGTTATCCTCGTCGGGAATCTCGGCGCGGATCCGGAAACGCGGAATTTCAACGATGGTGGGGCAGTGGCGAATGTCACCATCGCAACCAGCGAGCGATGGACCGACAAGCAGACCGGCGAGGCCAAGGAGAGAACCGAGTGGCACCGGGTGGTGTTCTACCGCCGCCTCGCGGAGGTCGCCGCGGAGTATCTGCGTAAGGGTTCCCAGGTCTACATCGAAGGGAGCCTGCAGACGCGCAAGTGGCAAGACAAAGACGGCGTGGACCGCTTCACTACGGAAGTCGTCGCGCGGAACATGCAGATGCTCGGGTCTCGCCAGCAGGGCGAAAGCCAAGCGCAGCCCCGGCAGTCGCGACCTGCGACCGGCGCGGGCGAACAGCCGCAGGGAACGCGCCAATCGAACAGTGCGCCGACGCCGGCGCCGGCTGAGTTGGACAATTTCGACGAAATCCCGTTTTAGCGGGTACCTAGTCTAGTATTGTAAAGTTCCCGGCGCTTCGGCGCCGGGCTTTTCAACGCATCCTTTGGAGGGCGCGATGAAAAGCCGGGTATTCAAGGTTAGTGATTATGCCCAATTCGGGCCGCGCCGGCCGGGCGCGCAAAATACACGGCAATTCAGCGAGACAATACAGGCAGTATTACCACTAAAAAGGATCACTCCAATGCAAATGCAAGATGGAACCCACGAGTTCCATAGCGCCGTATGCGAAGGCTGCGGCGCGAAGATCGATTGTGAAGAGGGCGGGTGCCGGGGACCCGAGGGGCATCCCGGTATCTGCGGAGACTGCCTGGAGGCTGAGAAGCGCCTGCCGGCGGATCCGATGCTTGCGCTGATGGAAACGCGGTACGACGACTCGTAACCGGCGGCGCCCGCGCGGGTTCCAGGTGTATACCGCAACCGGAAGCCGCTTCGCGGTGGGATTGCACGAGCCGGTAGAACGATCTATTCTAATATCAATACCCTTGGGCCACCCCAAGGGGGGTGTCTCCAGGAGGTATTAGAATCCACTGGAGATTCGAAAATGAAGGCAAGGGCAGTGAAAATTCCATTTGACACGCTGGCATACACGCAAACGCTTCGTAAGGCGGGAATCGACGAGGCTTGCGCGAGCGCTCACGCGCAGGCATTGGTGATGGCCTTCAGCCAGGGTGTGGCCACACACGAGGACATCGAAGACCTGGATTCGAAAATGACGCAGGAATTCGTAACGGTCCAATCCGGAACGACCCAGGAGTTCACAAAGTTACGCGCGGAGATGGCCCAGGAGTTCACGAAGCTACGCGCGGAGATGGCCCAGGGGTTCACGAGGGTACGCTCTGATACGCGACTGCTGGTGGGCGCAGTGCTTGCGATAGTGGCATTGACCAACCCAATCGCGCTGCATATCCTGCATCTCACGAAGTTTCTGCACTGATTCCTAACCGCTAAACGCGCCGTAGGGCGCGCCACTTTTCCACAGCATTCATCCCCTTGGAGATTCCTGCCGGGGGCTTCTTAGGTGTCTTCGGTGCTTCCGGAGACACGCAAGAAGATTTCCCGCCCACCAGGGCCGTGCCGTCGGACACGTAAACACCGACTATCCCAAACCCCAAGACCGGGGAGGCTACACCCCGGTAGTACGGGGTATCCGCGTCTCCCGGATTGAAGGAGGCGAATATGAAAGAGGTTCATAATCGTTGCGGTGATCTGCGGCGTGAAATATCGGAGATTTATCGCGAACTCATTTCCGATTGGAAAACCTTCCGCGTCACGACGAAACAACTCGTCGTGAAGTTCCGTGCGGATATGCGCGAATTGCGGAAGATCGACCAACACTGAAACCCCAATACCGGGGAGGCTATACCCCGGTAACACGGGGTATCTGCGCCTCCCGGATTGAAGGAGGCGAAAATGAAGAAGTTCATCTCAATCATCGTCGGCCTGTCGCTCTCCATTTTGTCCGGGAGTGCGCTAGCCGCCGATACAACCCATATCAGTATTACAACGGCATGACCCAGAACAATGTCATGCTGGGTCACGTGCTCTCGGTTCAGCCCGTTCAGGGAAGCACGGGGGCCGAAAACGTCGGTGGGTTGCTCGGCGGTATCGGTGGGCTTGCTCTCGGTAACCGGGTCGGACGCGGAGCGGGGCGGGTCATCGCCACGCTCGCCGGCGGCATCCTCGGGGGCATTTTCGGTTCCCGAGTCGAGCAACACTTCACGAACCACGCAGTCAACCAGATCACCGTTCGGCTGCAAAACGGTCGCATCATCGCGGTCGTCGAAAAGCAGTTCCAATTCCAGGTAGGACAACAAGTGCAGGTCGTCTACAGCCCCGGAAATGGATGGGGTCAGTCGGGGGCCGTGCGTGTTCTTCCGTTGTGACCAAATTCCCGGGGCGATGTCCGCCCCGGGGTCTTCCAGGAGGCGCTTATGGGTGCGCTATACGATATGGGCGCCTTTTATCGGTGGCTTGAGCAGGCAAATGAACGGGATCTGGCGCGCAAGCGCGATCTTCTGGCCCATGCGCTCGCATACAAGCTGACCGAGGAAAGCGTTATCGCCGACGCGAAATTTCTTCTTCGCAAGATTGAGGAAGAGATGTTGGCTCGGGCGATGAGATAACACATAAACGAAGCGAGTTTTTCCGATCGAGGACCGCGAAGAGCCGTTCGGCTTCTTCGAAACGTCCGTCGATGATGGAAAGAATGGTGCGCTTCTCCAGGGTATCGCCGGATCTCGCACGGATACGCCTAGCGGTAATGGTCAGGATGTCGTCGATCGTTAGACGATGTCGAAACCGTTCGACGAGCCGCTCGAAGGCATCCTGCGTGAAGTCCTGCGGCCGTTCCAGTAGGCCCAGAAATTCCTGGTCTGGTGGTTCGGTGAGGGACATTCGGTGTTTTCTCCAAAAACCATGATTATCCGCAAGGATAACCTTAACCTCGTGTGGATGCAAAAGCACTCGCACGGACCAAGGAGACCGTCATGGACACGTTGTTTTTCATGGTCTTCGCCGGCGTTGCGGCCGGGTTCTGCCTGGCCGCCGTACGCGGGTACCGGCGCGTCACGTACGCCATCGCGCGTGCGCGCCGCTAGGAAAGTACCGGCCCGGCAAGACGGCGTGCAACAAGGCGCGCCGGCGGGCCAGGAAGGCCAATCCGGCTTAACAAGAACGAAACACCCCGAGGGCTCATTGCCTCGGGGAAATTTCGAGAATGCATTTACGGCCATGCCCGTGCGGGTATAGCCGGGACTACCAGCCCCATCGAAGGCGTGTTGTTGGGCGCCTTCGACGGGGATTTACCCGCAAAAAATCTCGTTTTCGAACTCCAGATACGATTTTCCGAATCGGAGGTAACGCGCTTCCATGCGTTCGATGCGGAAAATCCAGTATTTAGAGACGCGTTCTCGATGCCCTATCTAGGGTCGCGCCACAGGTCGCGCGACACCTGTTATCAGTGACTCAGGAGAAGTCAATGGATCGACAAAACACGCGCCCGTTGAGGCGCGTATTGATGCGCAGAACGAAGTCATACGCTGAAGCGGTTCGCTTTGCGACGAGCTATGCCACAGGAACCTTGCATCAGGAAAGCAGGTGGTCCCTGGAAAATCACTGGGCCATGTTCATGCCGGGCCGGACCGCGCGTTATTAGGGCGCTTCTGGAGTTTTAACGGAGCACGTCCGGTAAACCCGCGGGCGATGCCCGCGGAAGGAGAAAATCATGAAGATCAAGGTGGGGCGCGAGGCGCTCATTCCTCATCTCGCCGTTCTTGGCAGTATCGCATCCAAGAACAGCGGCCAACACGACTTCATCACATGTATGGTTAGGATCGATCCCAAGGAATCGGGGGTCATTGGATTGACCGTAACGGATTTCTCACGTGAGCTGTCAGTTGAGATTCGCGCCGATGAGGTTTCGAACGCGGACGGTCCGGCGCTGGTCGATGCCCATAAGTTCGGCCAGATTATCCGGGCGCTACCCGACGGGGCGACGACCACAATCGAGAGCGTCGGGAAAGACGGCAAGATCAAAATGCAGTCGGGAAAAAGCCGGTTTCTGCTGGCGACAGGAGATTCATCCACCTTTCCACTGATGGATCCCATAGCAGCGGATAAGGATATCGAGGTGAGGGTCGATGTGGCGGCCATGCGGCACTTGCTGCGTGGCACAATGTTCGCGATGAGTAAAGACGACGCGCGGCATTTTATCAACGGCGCGTTATTTTCGGTGCACCATAACAGCTTAACGGTCGTTGCCACGAACGGTCACCACCTTGCGACGTGTCGTACGGCGATTCCCAGTGCGGCATCGCCGGCGGAAACGCAGGTGATTTTGCCGTGGGCGTCGGTTCTCGAGCTGTATCGTATCCTGGAGAAGGCGCCGGACGAGGACGCGGTGGAGTTGTGGTTCGGAGCGGCGCGCCTTTGGACCCGATGCGGCGCGTATCGGTATGCCACTGGGTATGTCGATGGCAGGTACCCAGACTACGAAAGGATCATCCCGAAGGAGCGTAACGCAGGTGGTCGCGGCGAGGTCGATACTGAGGTTCTCGGCCACGCAGTCAAGCGGACATCTCTCGTTTTGTCCGGGGGAGACCGCGGTGACGTCCAGTCCATCGCGATGAGTTTTTCCGAATCCGGTGTCAAACTGGCCGCGGAAAACTGGAACGGCGACACCGCAACGGAGCAGGTCGAAATGGCCTACGCGGGCGCGGAGATCACCATAGGCTTCAAAGCGGAATACGTGCAGAACGTGCTCGATGCAAGCCGCACGGGGAAGATGACGCTCTTCCTTCCCCCGGAGCCAACGAGTGCGATGTTGATCAAAGAGTCCTCTGAAATAGAAGGGTGGTTTTCCGCCTACGTCATTATGCCTCGGGTTCTCTGAGGCGTTTCCAATCACTGTCCTGCGCCCCGGTTCATCCGGGGCGTTTTTCAGGCGACGCCGCCAGCACGCGGCGCCGCGCGAAAAACGTCAAGGTTCACTCCCGCATAGCGGGCGTATCACCGCCACGTAGCGCGGTAAAGCACGATCGGTAATCCAAAAAGCCCATCCGGGCGCGCCCGGATGGCGCGCTCGCGTGGACTTTTTCGTCAGGAGGTCGCATGAGCGCACAACTGCATGAAGTATGGACGGGCGAACAGCAGCAGTCGCTGTGGTCGCTTGATGAAGTGCCGCCGTCCATTGAATGGGCGGATGAAGAGGTGGAGAAACTGCGGTTTTTGGTCATGGAGGATGCGGCATCCACGTTTGTGGACGGGCGGGCCGGAGAGTCCGCGTTTTCGGAAGCGGAGGCGTGGATCGAGGACGATATCATCGCGCCGTTTTCATTTCGGGTCTGCTGCACGCAGCTGAGCGTGGACCCGGACGAGATGCGCGACCGGTTTCGAGCTTTGGCGGCCAAACACCGTCGCTCGGTCGCAGAAGCGACGCGCAACCGCAGAAAACCACGGCTGCGCAGAATCTGGGGTCCGCAGCTGTTCGACGACGGCGGGCCGAATACACGGAGAACGAACGATGCGAGAGAATGATGCCGAAAAGGTTCGCCAAGCCGTCCAGGGTCGTTGGTCCGAGGTATTCTGGAGTTTGGCTCCGGAACTCGGCCCGGCGCTGGAGAGGCCGGGAAGGCACGTGCATTGTCCGGTTCACGGAGGGAAACACGGCGATGCTTTTCGCGTGTTCCGGGACGTGAGCGGGACCGGCGGCGGAATTTGCAATACCTGCGGGGACTATGCCAGCGGCTGGTCCCTGCTGATGTGGCTCAAGGGATGGAGCTACGGTCAAACGCTCGAGGAGGTCGGGCGCTGCCTGGGTGTTTATGAAGGGGCGCCCCTGACGTCTACCCGGGCGGTCCGGCGTGGCGCGGCGCCCGCGCCGCGCCAAAACGCCATCCGGAAAAGTGCGGACGTACGGGAGAAAATCAACGCAATTCTCCGTGGCACCGTGCCGATTACGGAGCGCGCAGCAAAACCATTGTGGCGCTACTGGCTGGCGCGGGGGATCCCCGCCGGCCGGGTCGCCCGATCGATTCCGCGGCACGATCGCGTACTGCGGTTTCACCCGGCGCTTCCTTATTTCGATCAGGATGACGAGACAGGAAAACCGGTTCTGGTCGGATACTTTCCGGCACTGGTCGCCATCGTGCATGACGCGCGAGGCAAGGCGGTGACGGTCCATCGGACCTACCTGTCCAGGGACGGACTCGGTAAGGCGGATGTGCCGGGCGGGGCGCGAAAGCTCTACCCGGTCATCGAAGACGGTATGCTGCGCGGCGGGGCCATCCGGCTCGGGCGCACCCAGGGGTGCCTGGGGATCGCCGAGGGTATCGAGACCGCCTTGGCGGTCGCTTTGGCGACGGGTGAGCCGGTTTGGAGCGCCATCAACGCGACGCTGCTGTCGCAATGGGAACCGCCCGCAAAAACTTCCAGCGTAGTGATTTGGGCGGATAGGGACCGTTCCGGTGCTGGAGAGGAGTATTCAAAACGCCTGGTGCGGCGCTTGCACCACGCGGGGCTTGAGGTGCGGGTCATGCTGCCATCCGGTCCGATTCCGGCCGGTAAATCGAGCCGGGAC
Coding sequences within it:
- a CDS encoding DNA polymerase III subunit beta, translating into MKIKVGREALIPHLAVLGSIASKNSGQHDFITCMVRIDPKESGVIGLTVTDFSRELSVEIRADEVSNADGPALVDAHKFGQIIRALPDGATTTIESVGKDGKIKMQSGKSRFLLATGDSSTFPLMDPIAADKDIEVRVDVAAMRHLLRGTMFAMSKDDARHFINGALFSVHHNSLTVVATNGHHLATCRTAIPSAASPAETQVILPWASVLELYRILEKAPDEDAVELWFGAARLWTRCGAYRYATGYVDGRYPDYERIIPKERNAGGRGEVDTEVLGHAVKRTSLVLSGGDRGDVQSIAMSFSESGVKLAAENWNGDTATEQVEMAYAGAEITIGFKAEYVQNVLDASRTGKMTLFLPPEPTSAMLIKESSEIEGWFSAYVIMPRVL
- a CDS encoding ribonucleoside-diphosphate reductase, adenosylcobalamin-dependent codes for the protein MNQEISLDVLREKYAKGSEKTAEDIYHRVAKTLASVERDPRVWEREFAAALRGGFIPAGRIISAAGTDIRATLINCFVQPVGDAMTGVDEHGRPGIMSALAEASETMRRGGGVGYQFGHIRPHGAVVKGTHSSASGPLSYMDVFDSMCKTVESAGARRGAQMGVLRCDHPDIETFIEAKRTVGRLTQFNVSIGVTDAFMRAVEEDASWELIHEAEPNAETKASGAYLREGGLWVYRTVRARALWGRIMENTYDHAEPGILFIDTMNRDNNLHYTETLEATNPCAEQPLPDYGCCCLGSINLTRFVRNPFERDAEFDRSSYAQTVRVAIRMLDNVLDVTYWPLEKQRFEAMAKRRIGLGFTGLGDTLVMLGVRYDSESGRAWAARLAASMRDEAYDASVALAKEKGPFPMFRLPEYLESGFTSRLPDFIRQAIAKHGIRNSHLLSIAPTGTISLAFADNASNGIEPPFSWTYTRKKREADGSTKEYTVEDYAYRVYREHGGDIENLPEYFVTALSIQATEHLKMVAAVAPFIDTSISKTVNVPADYPYEDFKDLYFEAWKSKCKGLATFRPNQVTGSVLSVSSEDSRNTSEISVGTDFDDSDPDRRIHLSELPTPPLASLRWRKRPNLPAGNPAWTFLMEHPHGYRFAVFVGHIENGKKHPFEVWVNGAEQPRGLGGLAKSLSMDLRSEDRGWLRCKLESLAKLSGDDAFDLAMPPEGELVRMPSLVAGFATVLLWRCGNLGVFLDNSEDSGTPVLDALFSAKEPKTGPDGTMAWTVDVLNPVTGDDFVMGLKELVLPNGQRRPYSVWLSGVYPRVLDGLCKSLSFDMRVIDPAWIGAKLRQLLDYAEPQGDFMARVPGDKRQVNYPSTVAYMARLLIHRHAMLGILDEDGFPIETMGTMEVEEPAGVENRIRAVGAMEVSPGKRCDECGNYAVIRRDGCDFCTACGAVGACG
- a CDS encoding single-stranded DNA-binding protein — translated: MASVNKVILVGNLGADPETRNFNDGGAVANVTIATSERWTDKQTGEAKERTEWHRVVFYRRLAEVAAEYLRKGSQVYIEGSLQTRKWQDKDGVDRFTTEVVARNMQMLGSRQQGESQAQPRQSRPATGAGEQPQGTRQSNSAPTPAPAELDNFDEIPF